The window GTTCAACTCGGGCAACAATGGACTTGCAGCAATGGTTGTCAATTGTTTCAGCTTTATAGGCTCTGACATACAGATCAGATACACCAACGACTTCACTTAACAAAAGCTCCCTTGTCATCCATTCTTCGGTTGGGTTAAATATAAAGATATTATATGTTGCATCTTTTTCTATTTCATTAATGAGCACTGTTTCTTTTGTCTCGCTATCCAAGTATAACACTTTTGTTTTAAACTTACCTCTGGGTTCAACCAATCGAAAGAGATCAACACGTGTTTTGGCGATTTCATGTAGTGGGTCCGATGTGCATACCACCCCTCCTGATACAGCTTGTAACAAGGTTAAGGATTCGACTTCCGTTTCATTTAAGAAGATATGGAAGTCTCTTAACATCATGGCATCTGGGTCATTTTGCCAATACACATGATTGAAATAATTAACTGCTGGAATTTCGCGAATCATATTGATAGGGCCAAAATCATCTTCTTTCCATTGAGCCCCAACGTCTCCCCCAACACGCATACCATCCGCATAACCAATAAAAGGTAAGAATGGTGCAATACATCCTAGCCAATAGCTCTCTTCACCAATTTCTTCACGAATAACCTTTAATAAATCTCTAAAATACTCCACAGATGTCTTACCAGGGGTATGCCGCTTCACTTTACTGCTGTCTTGGAATCCAAACTTCATAAAATCCGTTTTAAAAAAGACAATGCCCATTTCTTTAAATGTTCGAAAAACTTGCCTGATGTATGCCATGGCATCTGGGTGACTTGTATCCAAAACGAAATATTCTTCATCAAGGTATCCCCATATCTGAGGTTCGTTATAAAATTTCATGGGTATAACAGGTTGACCATCTAAATCATATAGAATCCAATCGGGATGTGTTTTGTAAAGTTTACTCTGATTGCCTACCATATAAGGACCAATCCAAATACCTGGTTTGTAATCATTGGCTATAATGTCATCACATGCCGCCTTCATGCCATCTGGCCATAGATGATTTGGTGTTAACCAATCGCCTGCGGCAGGGAAATAGCCTGCATCAATCTGCATATACTTTAATGGAATGGCAGGTTGTTGTTGGGAAAAACCTTTGAGATAATCCCTTAGTATTTCATGACTCAAATTATTGTATAAATAGTACCACGAACACCAATGATATAAGGGTTCTAGAGATGTTCTAGCATCCATATTCTCAGCAATATGCTTTGCAGCTGATGTTAACCCTTCTTCTAGCTCAGAGGTTATTGCCATGTGCATCTTAGGGAATGTGATCTTCTCATGGTTTAATCGCTCCAGCCTATAGCCAGCATTCATGACCACTCTCGTTGTGTCTCCGTTAAGAAAATCTAAGTGATAACTGTTCACAAATCGATCATGTTGATCACCATAGATGATCATATGTTGTTTATGACTATCAGAAAGCCCTACAATACCATAACTTTCGATTTTTGTATGGTCCTTCACAATTGTCTTCAATGATAAGTAACCGGATGGTCCTCCCATTCCTAATCCTTGCCTGAAAACACCGTGGAATCCTTCAATCTCCCCATAACATATGGGATGAAACCAATCCCATGTCTTCCCTTTCTGAATGATAGACGATTCTATCACCATTTCCTTTGAGTCCACAGCACTTATTTTTAACACGATAACGCATGCATCCATTGTATAGGTTAAGGTATATACCCCATCACCTTCAATTAAACTTACCTGTAAGGGATGGATGGGTCTTCTATTAACGCCAGGAAAGCAATCCCTTATGATCAAATGAGGACCTTTTATATTAAAACTCCCTGCTTTATTCACTTCAACGGTTATGGCCATCTTGATAACACCTCCTATTTTAATTCTTTGAACCTGTTGTTGCTATACCACCGATTAGTTTATCTTGGCTAAAAAAGAACACCAGTAGTGGTATAATGGAATAGATGGTAGCAATGGCCATCATTTGATTCCATATGACACGCCCGTAGACTTCATTTTTAAATGCTGCTACCCCCAATGAAAATGTCCATGTATCCCTTGTTTGTAAGAATATTAACGGTCCAAAAAAATCATTCCAACTCCAAAGAAATTGGAAGATGATACATGTTGTAAGCACAGGGACTAACAGTGGCAGCATGATGCGATAGAATATCTGAAAATGATTACATCCATCTAGTTTTGCAGCTTCGTCAAGTTCTCTTGGAATGCCCATCATAAATTGACGGATTAGAAAAATAAAAAATGCATTACCAAATAGTTTGGGTACAATCAAGGACAGATGTGAATTAATCCATCCTAAATATTTAAATTCGATATATAAGGGAATTGTCTGCACCTCTGCTGGTATCATCATGGTTGCAAGAACAACTATAAATAGTATGTTCCTTCCTGGAAATCTTAACCGTGCAAAACCAAAAGCAACAAGAGCTGAAGATGCAACGCTAAAGAGAATAGAAAATCCCGTTATTTTTATGGTATTAAAGGTATATAACGTAAAGTTTTGAGAATTCCAAGCTTCTATGTAATTCTTGATTTTCATGGGTGATGGAAGCAGCTTAGGCGGATAGGCAAAAATATCACTATCGATTTTTAATGATGTACTCACCATCCAAAAAAAAGGGAACAAGAAGATGGCTGAAATGCTTATTAACAACAAATAGCGAACGGTGGTATTCATTTTCTTTTTTTGTGATTTCTTCATAGTCATTATCGTTTCTCCTGTTCTGCTTCGTAATACACCCAATACTTGGAAAACTTAAAGATAATCAAGGTGAGTACA is drawn from Vallitalea pronyensis and contains these coding sequences:
- a CDS encoding glycoside hydrolase family 36 protein, translated to MAITVEVNKAGSFNIKGPHLIIRDCFPGVNRRPIHPLQVSLIEGDGVYTLTYTMDACVIVLKISAVDSKEMVIESSIIQKGKTWDWFHPICYGEIEGFHGVFRQGLGMGGPSGYLSLKTIVKDHTKIESYGIVGLSDSHKQHMIIYGDQHDRFVNSYHLDFLNGDTTRVVMNAGYRLERLNHEKITFPKMHMAITSELEEGLTSAAKHIAENMDARTSLEPLYHWCSWYYLYNNLSHEILRDYLKGFSQQQPAIPLKYMQIDAGYFPAAGDWLTPNHLWPDGMKAACDDIIANDYKPGIWIGPYMVGNQSKLYKTHPDWILYDLDGQPVIPMKFYNEPQIWGYLDEEYFVLDTSHPDAMAYIRQVFRTFKEMGIVFFKTDFMKFGFQDSSKVKRHTPGKTSVEYFRDLLKVIREEIGEESYWLGCIAPFLPFIGYADGMRVGGDVGAQWKEDDFGPINMIREIPAVNYFNHVYWQNDPDAMMLRDFHIFLNETEVESLTLLQAVSGGVVCTSDPLHEIAKTRVDLFRLVEPRGKFKTKVLYLDSETKETVLINEIEKDATYNIFIFNPTEEWMTRELLLSEVVGVSDLYVRAYKAETIDNHCCKSIVARVEPHGCKLFFVSKEKHLQQPVSNIWSWYSE
- a CDS encoding carbohydrate ABC transporter permease; this translates as MTMKKSQKKKMNTTVRYLLLISISAIFLFPFFWMVSTSLKIDSDIFAYPPKLLPSPMKIKNYIEAWNSQNFTLYTFNTIKITGFSILFSVASSALVAFGFARLRFPGRNILFIVVLATMMIPAEVQTIPLYIEFKYLGWINSHLSLIVPKLFGNAFFIFLIRQFMMGIPRELDEAAKLDGCNHFQIFYRIMLPLLVPVLTTCIIFQFLWSWNDFFGPLIFLQTRDTWTFSLGVAAFKNEVYGRVIWNQMMAIATIYSIIPLLVFFFSQDKLIGGIATTGSKN